A genomic window from Cricetulus griseus strain 17A/GY chromosome 4, alternate assembly CriGri-PICRH-1.0, whole genome shotgun sequence includes:
- the LOC100752647 gene encoding spindlin-2 → MKPKHRKIATRQRTRSAVAYRTRSTSMTLMSLSKKGMPSLQKQKRARPSQALTNIIGCRISHEWKEGNEPVAQWKGIVLDQLPTNSSLYLMKYDGIDCVYGLELQSDKRISKLKIMPKKVSFPQVTDINLENTIVGKAVEHKFEGKNGCKDEWKGMVLAQVPIMKTWYYITYKKDPVLYIYQLLDDYIDGNLHIITDSLTTEMKSEVGTDALTGNSVEYTQGDGTIRMGKIIYQVPDTPSIHFIKFDDDTHIYVYDLVKMIY, encoded by the coding sequence ATGAAGCCCAAGCACAGAAAGATAGCCACAAGACAGAGGACCAGGAGTGCTGTGGCCTACCGCACTAGGTCTACTTCCATGACTTTGATGTCTCTGAGTAAGAAGGGCATGCCCTCTCTCCAGAAGCAAAAAAGGGCCAGGCCTTCCCAGGCCCTCACTAATATTATTGGCTGCAGAATTTCTCACGAATGGAAAGAAGGTAATGAGCCAGTCGCCCAATGGAAGGGCATCGTCCTAGACCAACTGCCAACAAATTCCTCTCTCTATTTGATGAAGTACGATGGGATTGATTGTGTCTATGGCCTGGAGCTCCAAAGCGACAAAAGGATTTCAAAACTTAAGATCATGCCTAAAAAAGTGTCATTTCCTCAAGTGACAGATATCAACCTTGAAAACACCATAGTTGGCAAAGCAGTGGAGCACAAATTTGAGGGCAAAAATGGCTGTAAGGATGAGTGGAAGGGGATGGTCCTGGCCCAGGTGCCCATCATGAAGACCTGGTATTACATAACCTACAAGAAAGATCCAGTCTTGTACATTTATCAGCTCCTGGATGATTACATTGATGGTAACCTCCACATCATAACTGATTCTCTTACAACAGAGATGAAGTCAGAAGTAGGCACTGATGCCTTGACAGGTAACTCTGTGGAGTACACCCAAGGTGATGGAACCATAAGGATGGGCAAGATCATTTACCAAGTTCCAGACACACCTTCCATCCATTTCATCAAGTTTGATGATGACACCCATATATATGTCTATGATTTGGTGAAAATGATCTATTAA